Genomic DNA from Brassica rapa cultivar Chiifu-401-42 chromosome A04, CAAS_Brap_v3.01, whole genome shotgun sequence:
TTTTCTCATCGAGATGTCTCCAGTCATCTAGAAGTACTGGGACATGCTCTCTCACGAGAGGACCTAGGAAAGATGAGAGTGTAACTGACCCACGACCAACATGCTCACCTAGAGCATTAAACTCCACGTCAACCTTGTCCTCTATATGCTTAGCTACTTTGCGCATTTTTGTTGGCCCTCTAGTCTTCTTGACTGTGTTATCGGACTGCTCTGTCTGTGTCTGTCTCTGTGGCTCCGACTGATTACTGAATTGTTCTTGTTGTGATGGTGGTTGTGTTTCATCGTCGTCATCTTCGTTAACATCTCTCTCTGCTTGTGTAACATCTTCAGGATCTACACCTTCATCTTCTGTCTCTGGGGTAGCATCTTCAACTCCCATATCTTCAGGTCCAGTTTCATCGACTTTTTCAGGTTCTGTTTCTTCCACTTCCTGACGatctgtttcttcttctgaatAATAGTCTTCGTCCAGGGTCGGGATTGTAGCATTTTTCTTGGGTTTTTTCTGAACTAAAGAAACCTCAGGACTAACATCAAGACCTGCTTGGCGTTTACTGCGACGGCACTTCCCTGTAACAGCTTTGGAATTCATTGCACCAAATAAcctgaaagaaaaacaaactcatcattattcatatattagtTGACCCTCACAGTCATTCCTAACACAGAAACTCTCGTCATCGGATGATTGATCTCCCATATCGTCTTCAGGCTGGACTGCTAACGTTGCAGAACAAATCTCTTCTTCTGTCTCTAACTCATGATACCCTCGTGGTGGTGCTCTCATCACTACATACCAAGGAGAGCTATCTTCCTCTCTAGAATAGAACACTTGTTTAGCTTGCGCAGGCATAATGTACGGATCGTTTGCAAATGTTGACTGGTTCATATGGAGATTCACTAGTGTGAAACCGTCTTCCTCTTTAAGTCCTCTACCTTTATGAGCCCAACTGCACCTAAACAGAGGCACTTGAAACATGTGATAGTCAAGCAAAATGATCTCCTTTATCACGCCATAGTATGTTACTATATCAGCCTGTTGCCTCGAATCTTTGGCACTAGCTCTGCACATCGAAAAGGCTTCATATGCTACTCCACTGTTCTGTGTCTTCCTCTGCATATCGTCTGTATGGTATCGATAGCCATTAACTACAAATCCCTTGTAGGTGTGAGCAATATTTCTTGGTCCAAAAGCAAGCCATCTCAGCCTTTGCGAATGGTCCTTGGAGTTATTTGGTATCTGAAAAGGAAACATATCAGAACATACACATACAGAACATATACATACAGAAttattaatacaaaaaaaaaaaatttaatcttaCCTTCTCTTTAATCCACTGTGAAAACCTTTCTGTATGATACTTCCATAAGATGGTTTCATTTTTTGCACATCTTACATCCGAATTTTGAAGTTCTTCTAAATGCATCCTATATATTGATTAAGTTAGTGTGAGAGAAGATAAAAACACATGTACCAATCTTTGGAGTTTTAACTTACTGAACATAAGGGTCGATCACTGCAGTATTCATGAGGATATACCGGTGAGCAACATCTCTCTCTTTGTCAGTAAGACTCACTTCTGTTGCTTTATGCAGCGTTCGGCCTTCAAGAACATTCTGAGTCGTCTCAACATCTTCGTTTCTTGTCATTGCTTCTTCAACTGGAACGGATTTCTGCAGGAACTCCATACAAAATGCAAGGCATTCACCAGCCAAATAACCCTCGGCCATACAAGCTTCTGGTCTTGCAAAATTCTTGACAAAAGCTTTTAGTGTCTTCATATACCTACGAATGAAAATATAAGATATCGTCAGTACCATATACATATAGTAGCAGTGATTTCTGTTGCTAGATGCAGTGGAAGATTACCTCTCAAAGGGATACATCCACCTGAAGTGTACAGGGCCACCCAAGCGTGCTTCTCTTGCTAGATGGAGTGGAAGATGAAACATGATATCAAACAGAGATGGAGGAAAGTATCTCTCTAGCTGACACATTGTCTCCACAATTTCTTCTTCTAGTTTAATAATCTTCTCTGGATCAATGATGCGTTGACACAGTCTGTTGAAGTAATTGCATATCcgaagagagtttaatatacatcaatacaaatttagaatgtagttagaaactttaaaacaacaccaaagatcataggcttcagtatagagagtatttaccgaaaaactcaatattttcgtaggtgttaacacatagattttaaaaaaaaaatcaaaataatgaaaatttataatgcatagttgcatcctgaactaacataaaatgaaggtcaaagaggtttgaaacctttgttgtctctctttctctaacGAATGGcggttttatagtggttattcaaCCAATGTtgggagtattacgaagttttactaaattatttgaaaaaaaataaaacgatgtccatgtaacatgaaagagagttgaatataaattaatacaaatatagaatgtgtttataaatttgaaaagaaCAGTACAGATCATTGGCCCCAGTTTATagagtatttaccaaaaaactcaatattttcgtaggggttacttAACACATtgatttgagaaaaaataaaaaatatgacaatactgttttaatgcatagtttcatcgtgcactaacatataatgaaggtcaaagaggtttggaacctttgttgtctacGTTTCTTTAGAGAATAgggattttatagtggttagtccaccaatttagagagtattatggcattttactaaattaattgataaaaaattaaaaagatgcccatgtacaatgaa
This window encodes:
- the LOC108871580 gene encoding uncharacterized protein LOC108871580 — translated: MCQLERYFPPSLFDIMFHLPLHLAREARLGGPVHFRWMYPFERYMKTLKAFVKNFARPEACMAEGYLAGECLAFCMEFLQKSVPVEEAMTRNEDVETTQNVLEGRTLHKATEVSLTDKERDVAHRYILMNTAVIDPYVQMHLEELQNSDVRCAKNETILWKYHTERFSQWIKEKIPNNSKDHSQRLRWLAFGPRNIAHTYKGFVVNGYRYHTDDMQRKTQNSGVAYEAFSMCRASAKDSRQQADIVTYYGVIKEIILLDYHMFQVPLFRCSWAHKGRGLKEEDGFTLVNLHMNQSTFANDPYIMPAQAKQVFYSREEDSSPWYVVMRAPPRGYHELETEEEICSATLAVQPEDDMGDQSSDDESFCVRNDCEGQLIYE